The Haemorhous mexicanus isolate bHaeMex1 chromosome 6, bHaeMex1.pri, whole genome shotgun sequence genome includes the window GCCACACCAGCACTAGCTCAGCATTGCTTCTTGTCTCCTTGCCGGCTCTGCTTCTCTGTTCGTTACCCCCAGGCATGGACAAGGTGGGTTATGTCTCCACCAGGCTCTGCTCGGCCTaggctgctgcacagccaggtGTGTTAGGAAGGATGGTCAGGGTGatcagggatgcaggagcaaCAAGGGAGGAACACTTTCACAGACTATTTAGGTAGGTCAGGAAACATGTGTGTCTTCTAGTAATGGATTGTgcaaggatttaaaaaacaGGGTCATTGAGTCCATCTTAGGCAGAGATGGATCTTCTGATCCGAAAGGAACTGTAGAGGGAGAACTGTTTCCTGAAGCTCCCACTCTTCCTGGGAGATGCTGGCAAGGATGCCTTGTGCTCTGAGCTCCTTGTGTCTGTCTTAGAGGTGTGAAGGTGGAAGCATCTAAGGGATTCTTGAGCATTGCCCTAATTGGAAATATTGAGTGGTCAGAGATATTGGGCAGTCTTTCATTCACCAAGAAAATGACCCTTTCTCTCCAAACAGGTGAGATGTTCTGTCATCTAGCATTTGGGTATGTTGTCTGGTGTCCAGCCCTGAATGTGTGGCAACTATTCCTATTGTTGAGAACAACACTCTTTGGCTTACACTATTGGATTAAATAATGGGCTTGACCATATGCAGGAGCAGATGCTAAGGGAAGGGTCCCAGAGGCTTCCGCAAAATTCCTTCTCCTCCATGCTTGGTGACACAAGAGTTATGGAATAGAGTGAAGGTAAGGGGACTATGTGTCCATCTTCTATGGTCTCCTGTTCCCACCTGGGCAGCTTTGATCCCACGCTGCTGCAAGCTTTCTTAATCCTTCACCCTTGGATGAGAAATTAGTCAAGTTGCAAACCCTGCTTCTAaccaaagcacagaaaagacTCCATGGCTTTCAAATCTCAGTCTCTTTATTACAATCTCATCCCAGTACCAAAGATTAAAATGTTCCACATCATGTAGGAGAAGATCAAAATGGCTGTAAATTCAACAGAAAGTTTTTTTGCATGATGTCTTGGGGCCAGAAGTATCCACAAGCCAGAGCACTTCCTTTGGAAGGAAGGACGGAAAGAAGGCACAAAAGGCAAACAATCTTTCCCAAGGCTTAACCAGAGACAGCCCAGCATCCTGGCCTGAGCAGCCATTCTCACACACTTCCATCAGCACAGAAGTCAGAGACATTTCCATTGCAATGACACAGTCAGCAGAAGAGCAGTGAAATCCCTGCTCAAAAACTGTCATTAGAAAATTTTTGAGCAATTGAGTAATTGTCAGTTAGTATGACCTGAGGATAGCTATGCATGTAGACACCACATTGACATGGAAAGCACTGTCAAGTATTAGGGGAATAGAAACCACCCAAGAAACATAACTGTGCATTTTGCACATGACCTGTTTTATCAAAGACTAATGCAAAACCCACCATTCCTTTACTGAAGACTTGAGCAAAAAGGTTGAGAGGGGGACAGAAAAGGCCAacccatttattttctgtgttatgGATGTGCAAAGGTGTGGAAGATATTGTAGTTTTACTGGTACAGCTGTGACAAAGTTTGAAAGTTTGACCTCATAACTGCAGTAGAATTTATCAGATCTGGTTGTTCAAAGTTGTGTCTTGCTTGCACGTTATTTGTTGCACATTAGTTAacaattaaatactttttaaaaaatgcctggATCTGTGACCAAGCATGAACCTGAGCTTTAGAATaagccctgagctccccacCCAGGACTGCTCTCTTGTGAAAAACGGGGTGGCTTCCTATGTGGtacaaggggaaaaagggtGGGTCTATGCAGTGCCCTGTTCCAGGGTAGGAGAGAATCTGAAAATTTTCCTTCCCTTGAGCCTGCAGAAGCTTGCAGACTTCAGTAGCATAATACTCACTTTTGACAACACGGTCATCTTGGCCCACCATGAACAGAAACTGTGCCTCACCTTTCTCTAGTGGGATCCGGCTTTGGTTGCCAGGGGCTTGAAAGGGATCATCAATGACATCAGAATAATCAAGAAATTTGGAATTGGTGGCCTTGGCTTTGTGTTCATATAAGGTCACAGTGGGGATGATTTTATCCTTGTAAGAGAAAGGAATACATGTAGCAGCAACAGGGGCATTGAGGGAAGCAACAGCCACGATGTTCTTCAGGAAGGCAGCCATGGCAAGGGACACTTCAGCTCCTTTGGAGAAACCGAGCAGGCCAACCCCTGGACCCTTCACCTGGGAGATAGGAGGAAACGCTCATCAGTGCTGAGCTGAAAAGCACAACAGCTGACTCAAGGAGGGCAAGATTGTCCAACGCTGAGAATTTCCAAAACCAAATGAAGAAAGTCATGGCAATGATTACTTTTCCTTCTGGACAAATGACAGGCACACCCTCCCAGACCCCCTATACTTCCTTCTCACACTGTACTTCAAACCACTCATTTGTTGAATGTTCCCTGGTATTCCGAAATCAGCCAGGAGTGGGGGGACATGATTTCATCCATCTGGGGACAACTTATAGGTCACAGCTATGAATTATTAGTCTTAGACCTTGGCAGATGCTTTTTACTTTTCACTCTTGAAACTGTAGGAGGACATTTGGTGGCAACTCATGAAGGCTTTCTCCTGCACACACTTCTCACCTGGTTACATCTGATCTGTCTCTTGTGATGTTGCTTTGTGATCTCCCTTCCTTTGCCCTTTCTCTTTCCTAGAACTCAGACACCCAAAATCCTTGCAAAGGCCACCCTGCCAGGTGAGTAATTCTACAGCTTCCTCCAAAGATTACTTGAGCAAATTGAGAGGACTTCACAGGAGCGGTTCCTGGAACCCAGAGGAAATGGGTGTTCCTACCTGTTTGTGCTGCAGCATATAGTTCACTGCCTCTTCAAAATATTCCAGGTGGAGTTCCTTTGGTTCCTGGGGCAAATCCTCAAATTGATAATAAGCCAGAGCGAGTGTGGCAAAGCCATGATTGGCCAGCAGGCTTGCTCTGGGCTCAAAAAGACCTCCTCCAAGTCCATGTATATCAATGATCCCTGGAAAGGTGTCTTCTCCTGGAGCAAACAAGACAAAGATCAGAATTGCCTGAAATTGCTCCTTTCAATGTTTCTTTGGTTTGGAATGCATCAAACAAGGTATCAAACAGGAACTGCAGAAAAGCTTCTTTTGGGGAAAAGACACTATCAGTCAGCTGTGCAGTGTCAGCACCTAAAAAAATTCTAGAGTGtgttgcagaggaaaaaaaaaatgcagaagcagAACTTCTTAGGTAAGATGCAAACCTTTATTTGTTTTCGCAATCAGCAGTACTGTGCATTGTGCTTAGGGCCAGCAGAAGGAGAGTCTTTGGTAAAAGAATCTCGTTCCAAATTCTCTTTCTGTAAGCAGCCCTGTAACAACAAGCACTTTATCTACCACTATAAAAATCCTCAAGGTATCATGTCTTGATAGATGCAATGCAAACTAGACACTGTaagcttttttgtttgtattgtgGCTTTTTAATATTTGGGATCCCTTGAAAAGCTGTAAGTCACCCAAACCAGTACTTTGTTTCATTGCCAGTCATGTCTGGCAGCAGTCAGTATCAAATTCTGCACAGGATGCCACAGGTACCTCCGTGGGTGATCAGCAGATCTCTGTTTGGATCTTTTTTGGTCCAGGATGCTCTTTTCCTCATCCTGGGAGAATCCCAaacctgcccagccagtgcagggaaaGAGAATGCTTTGCATGTTGCATTCCTCCAGCCTGATTGGTTTTGGGACTGCAACATGCAGGAAAACTCCACAAACCACAGGCCAGAGAAGGTGACCCTGGACCTGTTGGGGAATGGAGAGGACCTAGCTCACACCTACTTCTGGCTTCAGGAGAGCTACAGGCCTGAGTGGGCTCATGCTTCCTACCCTTTGAGGATGCCCTTCTGCCACAGTCTCAGACCCTGCAGCAGTGGCCCGTGCATTCGCAGAtaaggcagcagctggaaggtGGGAATGTGCTGCGTGGTGTcacagaggcagaggagagagagagagagagagagagaacagcaTCTGTTCACTCTCTGCCTTGGACCAAGGAGAGCCCTGCCATCaaaagtgctgctctgctcttccttctgtggctgttTGCATGAAGGCAACAGCATATCTACTGGCTCTTCACAGGCTGTGAGCACTCAGAGCAGTGGCTGTGTGGCCAGGGGCCAGGGGTGCAGTTGTCTGTAGCCCGTGGCAGGGCTCTGTGGATTTGCAGGACTCTCTGAACAAGCCCAGAAAAGGTGGTACAGCTTTAAGGCCATGGGGGTGCTCAAGGGAGGTGCGACAGTACTGTAGCAAAAGCCCTTTGAGCTCTCTGCTTCTACATGGCCTTAGGTCATTCGCTGAGGAGTATCCAACTCCTGAATCTGAATGTGGAGATGTGTGGTGTAGAGAGCAAGCTCGGGAAATGAAGATCATTATGAGGTATCTCAGTGCAGGACAATTTGAGCGTGGTGAAATCATGGTTGTGAAACACATCTCCAAATAGAACTAAGAGAAATACTGACTACAGACTGAGCTTACAGTCTTGCTAAGTTGAAGCTTGTTTGTGGTGGCCGTAGGATGGGAATAAATGCTTTTTATCCTGTGCCTAGGAAGCAACTCAAAGTGCCTATGAAACAATTCAAAGTGCCAGACAATGTGTGGCAAGGGCTTATCATTTTAAAACACAGGCAAAAGGTGGAGGTCAGGGGACTCGGAAGAAATGCATTTGACTTACTGAAAGTGCCTCAGCTCAGGGGAAGTGGgacattttggagaaaaagtGTATGCAGGTGGCTTCTTCCCTCTCCTGGTCAGCAGGTGGGGGTAGAGGTGAGGCAGAGGAGGGACTTCTGGCCTTTTTGTGGGTGGGATGCTAAGTCTGTGAAATCAGCCTTCCCACACCCTGGACTATGGCCAGAAAGTCTAGGCGTAGCTGCCCAGAAGATGCTGGAGACAGGTGGTGTCTTGGGCAATCCTTACATCTCAGAAAGGTGCTCTGCACCTATTGCAGAGCAATTAGAtaattctcttttcctgctggaaggaTTTATTCCCTGTAAATGTTCTTgagcccctcctcttccctttttcaCAAACTGATGATGCTCACCCCAATGTGGTGGGTCACGGTCGCCAAATAGTTACTGTAGTTAGTTGCTcttgggggaggagggagaaccCCAACCCCTCACAGTGAGTAAGAATGTCAATGACTGTCACAGAGCCCTTCCCCACCACTGTATTCTGCAGCTTCTtgtccagcagctctcctggcacaCTCACATTCATTTGCTGTGAATTTCTTCATGGTTGTTTTTTagtttgtattatttttctttttttttttttttttttaacctcaagCCCCGGGTAAGAACGGCTATtcctctcccttctgcagccgTGTCCTGGCACATGCAAGGACAGGTGAATTGGGAAGTATGGTCAGGCTGGTCAGTGGCAtgggagtggggagggaaggatAGGGGGAAGAACATGAGGCTTAAATGAACTCCTTCACAGAGGTCATGGAACAACTTTCACCAACAAAACACCGTTTTAGAGAAAGCGGGATGGCTGCAATCGGTACTCACCGGGGGGCAGGAAAAGCGTCGCCCGGATCTTCCCTTCTCGCACCGGGACTCTCCGCACCCCGTCCCCCAGGAACGCCCGCTCGTGCTGCGCCTGGGCCAGGAGCCGCCCGGGGCGCTCCCCGTGGCCCTCAAacacctccagctgcaggaggaaggggcTCTGCACGTCCCGCTTTACCAGCCGCCAGAAAGGCTTCTGGGGCTgcaaagcccagagcagccccatggGCTCCAGGCCGGAGAAGCTGCCTCCCGGCAGCGCAGGAGAGCGGGCGAGGTCCAGCTCCCCGTCGTCGCCCGCCTGGTAGTGGGCACTGGCCTGGAAGAGCTCTCCGGTCTCGTCCCGCAAGGACGTCCGCAGAGTGACCTGCTGCCGCGGGCCGAGGCCCTGCACGGCGATGGCCAGCGGCTCATCGAAGAGGCTGCGGGCGGCGGGCGACAGGCGGATGGAGGGGGCCATGGAGGAGAGTCCCTGGGCGGGCGCTGTCCCGGGGCTCCACGCGGGGCCGCGGCTCCGTGGGGCTGCAGATGCGGGGCCGGGCCAGGGCAGCCGCCTTTGCCAGGCGCGGCAGCTGGCCCGGCACAGGGAGCGGGCACTGACCTGCCACATGGCTCCGGAGTTGCGGGGTACATTGTTCGCATACAAGCTGAGGCTTCTTTTATAAATGCAGTTTCCCACACATAGGCGGGGATTGGAGGAATTT containing:
- the LOC132329025 gene encoding acyl-coenzyme A thioesterase 5-like, with the protein product MWQVSARSLCRASCRAWQRRLPWPGPASAAPRSRGPAWSPGTAPAQGLSSMAPSIRLSPAARSLFDEPLAIAVQGLGPRQQVTLRTSLRDETGELFQASAHYQAGDDGELDLARSPALPGGSFSGLEPMGLLWALQPQKPFWRLVKRDVQSPFLLQLEVFEGHGERPGRLLAQAQHERAFLGDGVRRVPVREGKIRATLFLPPGEDTFPGIIDIHGLGGGLFEPRASLLANHGFATLALAYYQFEDLPQEPKELHLEYFEEAVNYMLQHKQVKGPGVGLLGFSKGAEVSLAMAAFLKNIVAVASLNAPVAATCIPFSYKDKIIPTVTLYEHKAKATNSKFLDYSDVIDDPFQAPGNQSRIPLEKGEAQFLFMVGQDDRVVKSEYYATEVCKLLQAQGKENFQILSYPGTGHCIDPPFFPLYHIGSHPVFHKRAVLGGELRAYSKAQVHAWSQIQAFFKKYLIVN